A genomic stretch from Diprion similis isolate iyDipSimi1 chromosome 1, iyDipSimi1.1, whole genome shotgun sequence includes:
- the LOC124413924 gene encoding uncharacterized protein LOC124413924: MNRENCVVMFISIFAMLFAISNGQLMSKELHRTHAASERPNDLWCYQCDTMDDGEKCVDLVGNHSSLMQKCKDDKRICTVKRVSYTTSTENSTSIPMMWSLERNCTNKCEAGCIVIGERTKLYACTACCEKSLCNTGKGRASDLSTNRIGLFPALVVQGLLTAIMYPS, encoded by the exons ATGAACCGTGAAAACTGCGTCGTCATGTTCATCTCCATCTTCGCTATGCTTTTTGCCATATCGAACG GCCAACTGATGTCCAAGGAATTGCATCGGACTCACGCAGCTTCCGAGAGACCGAACGACCTCTGGTGCTACCAATGCGACACGATGGATGACGGTGAGAAGTGCGTCGATCTCGTTGGCAACCACAGTTCTCTGATGCAGAAATGCAAAGATGATAAGCGCATTTGCACG GTGAAAAGGGTTTCGTACACAACGAGCACCGAGAATTCAACTTCAATACCAATGATGTGGTCCTTGGAGAGGAACTGTACAAACAAATGTGAGGCTGGCTGCATCGTGATCGGAGAGCGAACAAAATTGTACGCCTGCACAGCTTGCTGCGAGAAATCACTGTGCAACACCGGAAAAGGAAGAGCATCGGATCTGTCGACAAACAGAATAGGACTTTTCCCTGCTCT